DNA from Petropleomorpha daqingensis:
GCCGACGCCGCGGCGGCCGCGACCCGTGCCCGGCTGGACGCCGAGGTCGAGCGGCTCGAGCAGCGCCGTGCAGCCCTGCTCGCCGACCTGGCCCGGATCGCGGAGCGGGTCCCCACCGCCCCGGTGCCGCAGCGCCGGCGCGTCCGCGGGCAGCTCGAGTGGCTCCGGGCGCACCTGCGGTCGCGGGTGACCTCGTAGCGGCCGGGACGCGGGAGCATACGGGGATGGACGAGGTCGTCGTCCACCACGCCGACCTGGTGGCCGCCCTGCGCCGGGCGGTCTTCGAGTCGGCCGGGGAGACCGATCCGGCACTCCGGCAGGCCGTCGGAGCCGGCGACCCCGTGGACCCGGTCTGGGCGGCCTACGCCGAGAAGGTGCGCACCTCCTCCCACCGGATCACCGACGCCGACGTCGCCGCGCTCGTCGCGGCCGGTCGCACCGAGGTGGAGATCTTCGAGGTCACCGTCGCCGCGGCCACGGGCGCGGCGCTGCAGCGGCTCGACGCCGGCCTGCGGGCTGCGGGAGGCGACGTGAGGCTCGGCGTCGTCGAGCACGGCCACGGCCTGCCGGCGCGGCTCTTCCTGCGGATCGCGCGCCTGGTGGGCGGCGGCGAGCGGATGGACGACGTCGTGACCACCGGGCTGCACCGGCCGGGGCTCTGGGGCCGCCCGTTCTTCGCCCTCGTGGAGGCGGTGATGCGCGGGCCGTCGTTCTGGACGCCCGCCGAGCGGGAGTACCTGGCCGCCCACGTCTCCCGGCTCAACGAGTGCCCCTTCTGCCGGCGGGCGCACACCGAGACCACGCGGCTCGAGTCGCGCGGCGGGTTCGACCTCGACGACGCCTCGTCCGTGCGCCCGGAGCTGGCGGCGGTGCTGCCGTTGATGGAGCGGCTGACGGCGGCTCCGGATGCGCTGTCGGCGGCCGACGTCGTCGCCATCCGGCAGGCGGGTGTGCCGGACGACGCCGTCGTCGACGCGCTGCACGTCGCCCTGGTCTTCCACACGGCGAACCGGATGGCCAACGCGCTCGGCTGGAGCTGGGACTCCGACGAGCACGTGCGGGCGGCCGCGCGGGCCATCCACCGCACGCGCTACCGGCTGCCCGGGATCGTGCTGCGCTGAGAAGAGTCGGCAGCAGGCTCTACCGTCCGCACCGTGACCGACGGCTGCGATCTCTGGGACCGCACCCAGGAGGCCGGGCGGGGGGTGGTGGCCGCGTTCGACAGGGTGCTCGGCGCCCCCTCGGACCGGACGCGGGTCGCGGCGGCGCCGGAGCTGCTGCGGGCCGTCCGCGCGTTCCTGACCCTGCGCCTGGTCGCCGTCACCGGGGACCGGCGGCGAGCCTTCCCGCTCAGCGTGCCGCCGGCCGGTCGCGAGACGGTCGCCGCGCTGTGGGCGGAGGTGTTCTGGGCGGCCCGGACGCAGGCCGAGGACGACGACTCCGGCGTGCTCGAGGCGACCGACGCATCGATCCGGGGCCTGCTGGCCCTGGAGCCGGCCGACCTGGCCCGGCGGGAGTCGGTGCGGGCCTGGCGGGAACGGCTGGCCGCGGTCGAGGAGACCTTCGCCGGGCTGGAGGTGCAGGCCCAGGCCGCGCTCGACGTGCGCCGGGAGGCGTTCTGACCCCCGGTCAGGCGGCCTCCCCCGGCGACGCCTCGGTCCGCGCGCCGGTCCGGGTGACCCGGATCGACTGGGGACTGCGCGTCCGCTTGGTGGGCACCTCCTCGCCCAGCTCGATCAGCCGCTCGACCGCGGCGTCCTTGTCGACCTGCGTGCGCAGGCCGCCGCCGGACCACTCGCAGTGCAGGTCGTCGGCGGTGCAGGAGCGGCCGCGCAGCCGTTCCCGCGCGTAGTCCTTGTGCCGCTTGGCCTCGTTCTCGGCGGCCCGCCAGGCGTCGTAGTCGTGCACGGCCTGGACGTAGTCGGCGTCGGTGACCGTCAGCCGGGACTGGCGGGAGACCTCGCCCTCGGTCTCGGTCTCCACCGGAGGTCCCCAGCACAGGTCGAGGAAGGGGCACCAGTCGCACATCGTGTCCACGCCGGGGCCGAACCCGTCGCGGGGAACGGCGTCGACCCCGTCCTCCTCGACGGTGGCGTACACGTCGGTGAGCCAGAGGACCGCCTCCGCGGCCAGCGCCGGGTCGTGGTCGGCCTCGAACACGACGTCCTCGCCCGAGTCGCGGGACAGGTACCGGATCCGCAGCCCCTCCACGTCCTGGCCCTCGCCGGCCGGGAGCCGCCGGTCGGCGGTCTGCCCGGTGCGCAGCAACCAGGCGTAGACGGCGACCTGGAACCAGTGCTTGGCCGGCACCCCGCGGGTGAGCACCCGCTCGAACCCGAACCGGGACGTCGTCTTGAGGTCCTCGACCACCGGCGCGTGCAGCCAGTCGCAGCGGCCCTTGACCTGCTGCCCCTTCAGCCCGACCTCGGTGAGCCCGCCGTACTGGCGGCGCAGGGCGCGCAGCACCCCGCGGTGCAGCTCGGTGCCGAGGAACGCCTGCAGGCCGGTCGCGGTGTTGGTGGGCCGGCTCCGGGCGACCCGGTAGGCCGCCCGGCGCCGGCACTCCCCCAGCTCGGAGGCGCCGATCATCCGCTGCCGCGACCGGGCCCGGCGGCGGTCCAGATCCCTGACCGCGGCCGCCAGGCTCGGGGCGGCCCGCCGCTCGGCCGCGCTGGGCCGAGCGGGCAGGACCGCCGTCATGCCGAGATCTCCCGCTGCCCCACCGACAGACCGGCGCGCTGGGTGGCGATCACCTCGCGGACCAGCGCGGTCAGCCGCTTGGTCGCCACGTGCTCGACCGGCCGGCCGAACCGCTCGGCGATCTCGGCCTCGCTGACGCCGAGGCTCTCCAGGCTGGCGAGGACACCGCGGCGGGCGGCGGTGAGCCGGCGCTCCCGCGGGTCGTCCGGCGTCGGCGAGGCCTCCAGCAGCGGGTTCGCCGGAGCGGCCTTCTCCTCCTCGGCGCGCGCGGCGGCAGCCGCGGCCCGGGCCGCCTCGACGACTGCAGCCGGCGTCGTGGGAGCCGGGGACGGCGCGGCGACGCGGCGGCGGCCGGCGGGGTGGGCCTCCACGGCCGCCTCGAGGAACTCCTCGTGGCGCGCCTGGATCAGCTCGCCGACGGTGTAGGAGCCGCCCGGCGTCGGGACGTCGACCTGGAGCAGCGCGGCGCGGTTGGCCTGGCCCCAGACCTCGCGCAGCTCGTCGTCGTCCTCGGCGTCGGAGATGCGGGCGACCAGGTCGGCGACGTCGGGCCGGTCCGGTCCGGCGGCGCGGGCCTCGTCCTCGCGCTCGTGCTCGAGCAGCCCGCCGCCGTGGAAGGAGACGAGGTCGCGGACGTGCGCGGTGCCCGGGTCGCACTTGAGCGCGTCGAACACCAGCCAGTCCAGCAGCCGGCCGTCGGCCGCCTTGTCGGTGATCTCCCTGGCGGGGTCGGTGTTCGGCTTGATCCCGACGTGCACGCTGCGCGCGCCCACGACCAGCGGCCGACGGCCGCGGCGCAGCCGCACCCACACGCTGGCCGCGTACGGGAACTCCCGGTGGGTCTGCACCGACCAGGTCTTCTGCCCCTCGATCGGTCGGCCGTTGGCGTCGACCTCGGTGACCTCCTTGCCGCGGGCGGTCACCACGACGATGCCCGGGAAGGTGAGCAGTTCGGTCTGCAGCTTGCGCCAGCGGGCGCCGGCGTCGTTCCAGAGGTTCTGGCTGATCACGATCTCGGCGTTCGGGTCGCGCTTGAGCAGCTCGCGGTTGCGGGCCGACGTCGCGGCGCGGGCGCTCGCCCAGTCCTTGAGCCCGTCCCAGATCGCCGAGCCGGTGTCGATGCCGAGGACCACCGGCGGCTCGCCGGCGTCGGCCGCGCGACGCGCCTCGGCCTTGATCGCCTGGACGGCGGCCAGCACCTGGCCGTAGGAGCCGTCGTGCTCGACGAGCTCGTAGCGGGCGCCGGGGACGGCACCGTACTCGTCGCCGGCGCCCTCGTTCAGGTCGATCCAGTACAAGGTTCCGATCCGCTCGCTGGCGCTGAACTGCGCCAGCGACCAGCTGTTGTGCGTGACGACGAAGTGATCGGTCAGGTAGAGGTGGTCTTCAGCAGCAACCGTGATGCAGCGAACCGGGAACATGCCGACGTAGTCGACGGCCCGCACCGTGCGCCTCGGAGGTGTGTTGAAGGTCGGCCGGGTCGAGGTCCAGGCGTCCCTCTTGCGGCCGAGTCGGAACGGACACATCGAAGCTGGCAGGCGAGGAGCGAGTCTGTAGGCGACCTTGCCCTGACGTCGCTCACCCTCGTCAGTCACGTAGCTGGGGATCTTGCTGCCCTGCCGGCAGGTTCCGCCCAGGGACTCGACCAGCTCACGGAAGCCCGCTGCCAGAGCTGGCGAGACGGTGGTGTAGGTCGGGCGCCTCCCCTCCATGCCACCGTCGGTGTCCATCAGGCCCTGCAGCAGCGCCAACCGATCGTCCACCGATGCCCGCAGGTAGATCTCGGGGATGAACTTCGTGGCCGAGCCGGTGCCCCGCAATCCCAGCGCACGGACGGCGGCGGAGAGGCCGCCGCCGACGATGCCGTACGCGTAGTCCTTGCCGGAGTACTTGACGATGTCTCCGCTGAAGACGGCCGCGATGGACTCGACCAACTCGGGATCGGCGCAGGTGAACTGAACGGATTTGCCCACGAGGGTGCCGTCGCCGAGGAGAAGGCCAAGCAGGTACGGGTCGATGGGCAACGGCTCGCCCGCCGCGTACTGCACCGGCTCGGTCACCGGGATGTGGACGACGGCTCCGTCGAGCACCTTGGCGCGGATCGTGTCGGTGTCCCAGATGCGCCACGGCAGATTCCGCGGCTGGCCCACCCGTGGACCGTTGGCATAGCGACGGTGCACGTCGTTGCTCGTCCGCACGGCCCAGAGGTGCTCGTTGCAGACCTCCGCCGTGGCTCCGTCGGAAAACGTCAACCGATACACGGGCCGTTCACCTCGCTCGTGCACGGCCAGCACGGTGGTGGGCTTGCCGTTCCAACCGACTACCTGATCGCCGACGGCGATCTCGCCCATGGTGGTCCAGCCGGTCGGGGTGGCCAGGCGCGACCACATCGGGGCCGCTTTCCCACTCTTCTCCTCGCCCTCGAGAAGGATCGTGGGCCACGGGACGCGACCGGTGGGCTTGCGGGTCTTGAGGCCATCCATGGCCATGATGTGCTCCTTGCCGACACGGGGAAGATGTCGACACGGAAGCTACGAGCGGGGTCCGACAGAAATTCGCCCGTGACGCAAGCACCTCGGTGAACTCTTCCGAACGCCCTGGTCAGGCGGCGGTTCCGGCGTGTCGGCGTTCGCCCTCGGCGCAATCCACGGCCGGGCCTGGCCGGCGCAAGCGATGGGCCAGCGCGGTGTGCCGGCGGCCGGAGCCAGTCGCGCGCACCGCCTGGGCCAGCGCCCGCTGCGAGCCGACGAGCACCACCAGTTTCTTGGCGCGGGTGACGGCGGTGTAGAGCAGGTTGCGCTGCAGCATGGTCCAGGCGCTGGTGGTCAGCGGGACGACGACGCACGGGTACTCGCTGCCCTGCGACCGGTGCACGGTGACCGCGTAGGCGTGCACCAGCTCGTCGAGCTCGCCGAAGTCGTAGTCGATGCTCTCGTCCTCGTCGGTGCGGACGGTGAGGGTCTGCTCGACGGCGTCGATGGCGGTGACCACGGCCTGCGTGCCGTTGAAGACGCCGCCCGAGCCCTTGTCGTAGTCGTTGCGGATCTGGCTGACCTTGTCCCCCACCCGGAACACCCGGCCGCCGAAGCGCTTCTCCGCGCGGTGCGGGGCGGCCGGGGTGAGCGCCTCCTGCAGCAGCTCGTTGAGCGCGGCGGCGCCGGCCGGGCCGCGGTGGACGGGCGTGAGCACCTGGACGTCGCGGCGCGGGTCGAGGCCGAAGCGGGCCGGGATGCGGCGCACGACGACGTCGACGGTCAGCCGCGCGGCCTCCTCGGCATCGTCGGTGGGGAACAGGAAGAAGTCGTCGAGCCCGCGGACCTGGGGCGGGCTGCCGGCGTTGATCCGGTGCGCGTTGGTCACCACGCCGGACTTGCTGGCCTGGCGGAAGACCTGGGTCAGGCGCACGTGCGGGACCGGGCTGCCCTCGGCGAGCAGGTCGCGCAGCACCTCCCCCGCGCCGACCGAGGGCAGCTGGTCGACGTCCCCGACCAGGAGCAGGTGCGCCCCCGGCGGGACGGCCCGCACGAGCTTGTTGCCCAGCAGCAGGTCGAGCATCGAGGACTCGTCGACCACGACCAGGTCGGCCGGCAGCGGTTTCTCCCGGTCGAACCCGGCGTCGCCCCCCGGCCGCAGCTGCAGCAGCCGGTGCACGGTCTGCGCCTCGACGCCGGTCAGCTCGGTGAGCCGCTTCGCCGCCCGGCCGGTGGGCGCGGCGAGGACCACCCGCGCGCCCTTGGCCGCGGCCAGCGCGACGATCGAGCGGACGGTGAAGCTCTTGCCGCACCCCGGTCCGCCGGTGAGGACGGCGACCTTCTCGGTGAGCGCCAGGCGCACCGCTTCCAGCTGCCCCGGCGCCAGGTCCGCGCCCGTGGCCCGGTGCAGCCAGTCGAGCGCGCGGTCCCAGTCGACACCGGCGAAGTGCGGCACCCGGTCGTCGTCGGCGCTCGCCAGCCTGCGCAGCCCTGCCGCGAGGGAGACCTCCGCCCGGTGGAACGGGACGAGGTAGTAGGCCACCGTCGGGGGTCCGCCGTCGGCCCCGGGGAACTCCTCGCGCACCAGGTTCTGGTCGGCGACCAGCAGCGCGAGGCAGTGGCCGACCAGGCCGGCCGGCACCTGCAGCATCTCGACCGCCCGCGCGGTCAGGTCGGGCTCGGGCAGGAAGCAGTGCCCCTGACCGGTGGCCTCAGACAGCACGTACTGCAGGCCGGCCTCGACCCGCTCGGTGCTGTCGTGCGGGATCCCCGCCGCGGCGGCGATGGTGTCCGCCGTCTTGAAGCCGATGCCCCAGACCTCGGCGGCCAGGCGGTACGGCTGGGTCCGGACGACGTCGATGGCCGCGCCGCCGTACTGCTTGTAGATGCGCACGGCCAGCGAGGTGGACACCCCCATCCCCTGCAGGCAGACCATGACCTCCTTGATCGCCCGCTGCTCCTCCCAGGCGGCGGTGATCAGCCGGGTGCGCTTCGGGCCGAGGCTCGGCACCTCGGCCAGCCGCGCCGGCTCCTCCTCGATCACCCGCAGCGCGTCGGCGCCGAAGTGGTCGACGATCCGCTCGGCCAGCTTGGGTCCGATGCCCTTGACCAGCCCCGACCCCAGGTAGCGGCGGATGCCCTGCACGGTCGCCGGCAGCACGGTCGTGTAGTCCTCGACGACGAACTGCCTGCCGTACTGCGGGTGCGCGCCCCACCGTCCGTGCAGCCGCAGCGTCTCCCCCGGCTGCGCGCCGAGCAGCGAGCCCACGACGGTGACGAGGGTGTCGCCGCGGCCGGTGTCGACGCGGGCCACGGTGTAGCCGGTCTGCGGGTTGGCGAACGTGACGCGCTCGAGCGTCGCCTCGAGCACCGCCCCGGCCCGCGCCTGCTCCACCCCGCGGATGCTGCCACGCCCGGCTGACATCTCCGTGCGGCCGGAAATGTCGGTGGGTCGGCCTAACCTCCGCATCGCTCACCTGAGCGATGCACTGACGACACGGAGGACCGGAACATGGCCGGCGACACGATCATCACCGTCATCGGGAACCTGACGAGCGACCCCGAGCTGCGCTGGACGCCGTCCGGCGCGGCGGTCGCGAACTTCACCATCGCCTCGACCCCGCGCACCCTGGACCGCCAGACCCAGGAGTGGAAGGACGGCGAGGCGCTCTTCCTGCGCTGCAGCGTGTGGCGCGAGGCGGCGGAGAACGTCGCCGAGTCGCTGACCCGGGGTTCCCGGGTCATGGCGCAGGGCCGCCTCAAGCAGCGCTCCTTCGAGACCAAGGAGGGCGAGAAGCGCAGCGTCATCGAGCTCGAGGTCGACGAGATCGGCCCGTCGCTGCGCTACGCGACGGCGACCGTCGCCAAGGCGGCCCGGTCCGGCGGCCGGCCGCTGAACGGCAAGGGCAGCGGCAGCGCGGGCACCGACGCGGGCTCGGCCGATCCCTGGGCGGTGCCGGTCGGCGCCGGGAGCGAGGAACCGCCGTTCTGATCCGGCGGGAGGAGGGCGTCGGCCTCGGGCCGGCGCCCTCCGTCGCTCACGCGGCACTGTCGGCGAGCACCCAGACGGTGCGCCCGTGCAGCGGCGGGGTCTTGGTGCCGTCGGTGAACCACACGACGACTCCCCCGTGCGCCCTGCACCGCGAGCGCACGACCCGGACCTCGCTGCCCTGCCGGGTCCGGGTCGGCCGGACCAGCGGCAGGCCGAAGTCGGTGCCGACGACGGCGGTGGTCAGCACCGGCTCCCCGGCCGGCAGGTGGGACGTGGACACGGTGGCCATCGCAACTCCCCCAGGCAGTACATCGAACGTGTGTTCGATTCTGCCACGCCGCGACGTGGATCAGGTGACCTGATCGAAAACTGTCCTCCCGAAGCAGCGTTGGTGCGGGAGGACAGCCGTTGATCAGGTCACCTGATCGATGCTGTGCGGCGGCGCCGGTCAGGAAGCGGCGAGCGGTGCCGCCTCCCGCAGCGCGTCGGTCAGCAGCCCGACCAGCGCCTCGAGCTGCACGTCGGTCGCCTCGGCGGCCTCCACCGGCGAGCCGTCCAGCGCCCGGGCGGCCAGCCCCGCCTTGCTGTCGATCAGCTCGGCGATCCGGGCGTCGATGGTCTGCGCGGCGAGGATGCGCCACGCGGTGACCGGCTCGGTCTGGCCGATGCGGTGGCTGCGGTCGATCGCCTGCGTCTGCTCGGCGTCGGTCCAGGACAGCTCGGCCAGCACGATGTTCGAGGCGACCTGCAGGTTGATCCCCACGCCGGCCGCGGTCAGGGAGCAGACCGCGATGGCGACCTCGGGGTCGGTCACGAAGGCGTCGATGTTCTTCTGGCGCACCGACGGCGTCTGGTCACCGCGGATCGAGGAGAACCGGATCCCGGCCTGCGCGAAGGCGTCCTCGGCGGCGTCCATGACGTCGACGTGCTTGGCGAAGAAGACGACCTTGCCGGCGCTGCGGGCCAGCTGCGCGGTGTAGTCCGCGGCCAGGCCGGCCTTCGCGCGGCCGATGCGCCGCATCATGCTGAAGACGTTCTCGCCGGTGGTCGTGGTCGCGTCCTTGAGCTCCGCGCGGGCGACCCGGCGCACGAGCTCCGGGTCGATGCCCTCGACCGCGTCGCCGTCCGCCCGGCCGGCCAGCGCCCGCTCGTACCGGGACACCATCCGCGCCACCAGATCGCGCTCGGCGGCCCGGATCGACCGGCCGGCCGGCCCGTCCAGCTCGACGGGGAGGTCGGCGATGCGGCGGGCGGGGATGTCGGCGGCGACGTCGACCTTGCGCCGGCGGACGATCCCGCGGTCGATCACGCACTGCCGGGCCGCCGGGTAGAAGCCCGGGTCGGCCGGCGTCAGGCCGGTGTCCTCGAGCGCGTCCATGAGCTCGCCGAGCGGCTGGCTCTCGTCGATCCAGCCGAGGAACTGCCAGATCGCGCGGAAGTCGTCGATGTCGTTGATCAACGGCGTGCCGGTCAGCGCCATGAGCAGGGGCCGCGGCGTCCGGGCCCGGATGCGCTCGGACAGCTGAAGGACGTGCTGCGAGCGCTGCGAGGTCTTGTTCTTGATGTAGTGCGCCTCGTCGACGACCATGCCGCGGAAGCCGAAGGTCCCGAGCCAGCCCACGTGCCGGTCGAGCACCTCGTAGTTCACGATCACGATGTCGGCGAAGCCGTCGACGGCGTTCCCGTCGCCCTGGACGACGGTGGCCGGGCGGTGCGGCGTCCAGCGGCCGGCCTCGCGCGCCCAGTTGGTCTTGACGACGTTCGGGACGACGACGAGCAGCGGGAACGCGTTCGCCGCCTCCGCGGCCAGCAGCGCCTGAGCGGTCTTGCCCAGACCCGGCTCGTCGGCGAGCAGGAACGTCCGGTGGCCGGCGGCGGCCGCGGCGACCAGCGCGCCCTGGTGCGGCATCAGCTGCAGGTCCCCGGGTGCCCGCAGCGACGTCGGCGCGGGCAGCGCCATGCACGCCGGGGCGCCGTCGCCGGCCCGCTCGAACGAGCTGAGCAGCGGGTTGAGCAGCTCCCAGCCGGCCAGGCGGCGCGGCCGGGAGGGCCGGACCGGGGCGGCGGAGAAGTCAGGGGCCAGGAACGGGTTGGCCAGCTGCCGCGAGATCACCGACTGCGGGACGGCGCGGCGCTCGGGCGGCGCGAACGGGGCGGGGATCTCCGGCGGCGGGACCTCCTCCGGGGCGGGCTCGACGCCCGCGGACCGCAGCAGCTCCCGGGTGAGCTCACGCGCCTCGGGAGAGACGACGGTGTCCTCGGCGAGCAGGGCGAGCAGCCCCGAGTCCCGGACGGCGGTGGTCGCCAGGATCTGGGCGACCCCGTCCAGGCGCTTGAGCTGCTCGCTGCGCCGGGCGTCGCCCACGGTGGCGTCGGCCCGGACGCGGGCGCGCTCCTCGCGCAGCATCAGGGCGACGGCCTGGAACTTCGCGCGCACCGACGGCGTGACGCGGCCGCGCTGCACGGCCGCCTCGACCTCGCGGACGGTGCGCGCGAGCACCGCGACGACGTCACCCTGCTGGACGCGTCGCTGGTTCCGCGGAGCGGAACGGCGCGCGCCCCTCGGGCGCTGGCCCGGTCGAGCCAAGTCTTCCTCCTCTGCACTGCCGGCACGCACCGTGCGGCCGCATGCCGCACGGACTCCCGGGTCGGCGGGGGAGATCGTTCGACGATCGACGCCGCTGGCCTCGGCAGGCCTGTCCCCCGGAACGCCGGGCCGCCGGTGGCGGCATCGCCACGGCAGGCGGGGCTCTCTCGGCCGGTGCTTCGGGAGTGTCAACGCGTGCGACAGCCCGAGATTCCCAAACGCCGTGGGCTGCGGCACCGCCGACAGGTGGATTGTGCCATCCCGAGGTGTCCTCGCCCCAGCCGACACCACCGGGAGCCGTTCACCGGACGGCCGCGAGCGCGGCGGCCTGCAGGTCGGTGTGCACCGCGGGCGCCTGCGGGGTGTCGAACAGCCGCTGCGTCAGCACGATCACGGCGAGGTCCCGCTCCGGGTGCACGAGGAACGACGTCCCGAGGCCGCCGTCCCAGCCGATCGCCCCCGCCCAGGGCCCCTCCCGCACCACCGACGTCCCGAGTCCCCAACCGCGCCCGCCGAGGAACGCCGACCCCGCGGCGCGCTGCTCGGCGCTCAGGTGGTCGAGGCCCAGCTCCCGCACCTGGTCCGCGGTGAGCACCGGGTCGCCGCCGCGCAGCAGCATGCGGGCGAACGCCAGCAGGTCGTCGGCCGTCGAGAGCAGTCCCGCAGCGCCGTCGGGGAAGGCCGGCGGGCGGCTCCACTGCCCCGCCGGCGGATCCCAGACAACGAGGCCGTCCGGGGTGGGCTGGTAGGCCGTCGCCAGCCGGGCGAGGTCCCCGTTGGAGAAGGTCGTGTCGCGCATGCCGAGCGGGTCGAGCACCCGGGTCCGCAGCACCTCCTCGAAGGGCAGCCCCGCGGCCCGGGCGCACAGCACGCCCAGCACGTGGCACCCGGTGTTGTACAGCCACCGCTCCCCCGGCTGCGCCATCAGCGGCAGCTCGCCGAACCGGGCGATCCACGTCTCGGGGTCGACGAAGTCGTCCGGCTGCGGCGGGCCGATCGTGGCCAGCCCGGCCTCGGCGGCCGCCGCGACGACCGGCCAGGGACCGGGCGTCGTGAGGATCTCGACGGCCATCCCGAAGCCGAACGTGAACGCCAGCAGCCCGCGCGCGGTGACCGGGGAGGTCGCGGGCACCGTGTCGTCGAGCGGGCCGTCCATCCGGCGCAGCACGCGGGGCTGCGCGAGCTCGGGGAGCAGCCGCTCGACCGGTTCGTCGAGCTCGACCAGTCCCTCGCCGACCAGCGCCAGGGTGGCGGCCGCCGTGATCGTCTTCGTCGTCGACGCGATGCGGAACAGCGACCCCCTCTCGACCGGGGGCCCGCCGATCGTCAGCGTCCCGAGCGCCTCCACGTGCACCTCGTCGCCGCAGGCCACCAGGGCGACCAGCCCGGGTACCGCGGTCTCGCCCACGTGCGCGGCGGACACGGCGCCGAACCGCTCGAGGCCTGCGTCGTCCAGTCGCCGTCCCATGCAGAGGAGGACGCCCGGACGACGGCCGACTCATCGGTGTCAGGTGGTGTCCTCGAACCGGCCCGAGGCCAGCCCGGCCAGGTCGTAGATCGTGAGGCCCCCCACGTGGACCGGCGGGGCGTGCCGGCGCACCCATCGATCGATCCGCACCGCCGACCCGGTGCCGTGCAGCCCCGGGACGTACCAGTGGACGTGGTGCCGCCGCACCTGTGCCTCGAACTGGGGCAGGCTGGGGGCCGGGTCGCGGCCGAAGAAGCCGCCGATCGGCATCACGGGTGCCCCCACCGCCAGTTGGAGGTCCGCGGCGCGGCGGCCGACCGTGGCCGCCGTCCAGGTCCAGTCGTCGGTGTCCTGCCCGAGCACCCGAACCAGCGCCGGGGGCGTGTCCGCCAGCGACGGCGTCCCGCTCCCGGGGCCGGCGCGCACGTCGCTGCCGGTGTGCGGCACCTCGGCCGTCGCCACCGACCAGGCCGCCGGGCCGAGCAGGGCCCCGACGAGGAGCAAGGTCGCGCCCATGCGGGCGACGGACCGGTCCATCGTGCCGCCGGCGCCCAGCAGGAGCACCCCGACCAGCCCGCAGAACACCACGAGCGCGGCCACCGGGCCGGTGGCCTCCCGGCTCCGGTCGACCAGCGACACCGCCCAGGCGGTGGTCAGGAGCGAGCCCGCCGCGAGGACGGCGACCGCCCCGGTCGTGCGCCGGCGCCAGAGCACCGTCGCGCCGAGGGCGGCCAGCGCGGCCACCGCCGGGGCCAGCTCCACGGTGTAGTACGGGTGCCAGACGCCCTGCATGACGCTGAACACGAGCGCGGTCGGCAGCGCCCAGCCGCCCCACAGCACGAAGGCCGCCCGCAGCGGATCGGTGCGCGGCCGGCGATGGCGCAGCACCAGGCCGGCGGCCAGGCCGACGACCGCCGCGGGCAGCAGCCAGCCGAACTGGTCGGCCGCCGA
Protein-coding regions in this window:
- a CDS encoding glycosyltransferase family 39 protein; the protein is MTAAVRDRLLTAALLAGAAVLYVVGLARSGWGNAFYAAAAQAGAQSWKAFFFGASDAPGTITVDKPPASIWLMSLSVRVFGLSSWSLLLPEALLGVAAVALLVATVRRVAGPWAGLLAGLLLALTPVLTLMARVDDPDALLTLLLVAAAWATTRALEDGRLRWALLTGALLGFAFLTKSLAAFLVLPGLAGAFLLAAPGLLRRRVAHLLAAGGVLVVTAGWWLLAVELTPASARPWVGGSPLNSPLDLAFGYNGLGRITGNESGAGVHVNGPRSAWRLLGSAADQFGWLLPAAVVGLAAGLVLRHRRPRTDPLRAAFVLWGGWALPTALVFSVMQGVWHPYYTVELAPAVAALAALGATVLWRRRTTGAVAVLAAGSLLTTAWAVSLVDRSREATGPVAALVVFCGLVGVLLLGAGGTMDRSVARMGATLLLVGALLGPAAWSVATAEVPHTGSDVRAGPGSGTPSLADTPPALVRVLGQDTDDWTWTAATVGRRAADLQLAVGAPVMPIGGFFGRDPAPSLPQFEAQVRRHHVHWYVPGLHGTGSAVRIDRWVRRHAPPVHVGGLTIYDLAGLASGRFEDTT